Proteins found in one Rhodovulum sp. MB263 genomic segment:
- a CDS encoding tripartite tricarboxylate transporter TctB family protein, whose product MLAADRLIALALMAFSVFVMWYAQRLPVGWEAETGPGAGAFPFWLGLGMLAASGAILARSFVTRPHSGETFIPDADAIPQILGVVGLLLGAIALIPLLGAYIALMLFLLAYLRLMGGHGWLLTGILTLTTPVFLFFFFEVTLKILLPKGVTEPLFYPLYAMFF is encoded by the coding sequence GTCTCATCGCCCTGGCCCTGATGGCCTTTTCCGTCTTCGTCATGTGGTATGCCCAGCGCCTGCCGGTCGGCTGGGAGGCCGAGACCGGACCGGGGGCGGGCGCCTTTCCGTTCTGGCTGGGGCTCGGGATGCTGGCCGCCTCGGGCGCGATCCTGGCGCGGAGCTTCGTGACGCGGCCGCATTCGGGCGAGACCTTCATCCCCGATGCCGACGCGATCCCGCAGATCCTGGGCGTGGTCGGGCTGTTGCTGGGCGCCATCGCGCTGATCCCGCTTCTGGGGGCCTATATCGCGCTAATGCTGTTCCTGCTGGCCTATCTGCGGCTGATGGGCGGGCATGGCTGGCTGCTGACCGGCATCCTGACGCTGACGACGCCGGTCTTCCTTTTCTTCTTCTTCGAGGTGACGCTGAAGATCCTGCTGCCCAAGGGCGTGACCGAGCCGCTGTTCTACCCGCTTTACGCGATGTTCTTCTGA